One Synergistales bacterium genomic window carries:
- a CDS encoding aminotransferase class I/II-fold pyridoxal phosphate-dependent enzyme, producing MRQFELENYLGKWEFKAPYHLTASDIQSTTINELLALASDGDRDAFMNLYLGYTEIYGLPELQREIADTYDTVEPEDILCFAGAEEGIYVAMHTLLDKGDHAIVVVPNYQAAETIPLDICQVSGVVLEEDDNWQLDIDRVRAALRPTTKVISVNFPNNPTGAILERRRFEALVELCRERGIYLFSDEVYRGVEMDPSVRLPQAVDAYEKGLSLNVMSKAYGLAGLRLGWIACKDREQLQLLERTKLYLSLCNSAPSEQLALIALRARDTILERNRNLLRGNLEKLDSFFGEFPHLFDWKRPDGSAVAFPAYRGPGSTDTFCEELIDESGVLLLPPRIYWSELMDVQWERFRIGFGRKGMDEALDVFRNHLKRKGY from the coding sequence GTGCGACAATTCGAACTGGAGAACTACCTGGGCAAGTGGGAGTTCAAAGCGCCCTACCACCTGACCGCCTCGGACATCCAGAGCACCACCATCAACGAACTGCTGGCTCTGGCGAGCGACGGGGACCGCGATGCCTTCATGAACCTCTACCTGGGCTACACCGAGATCTACGGCCTGCCTGAGCTGCAGCGGGAGATCGCGGACACCTACGACACCGTGGAACCGGAGGACATCCTCTGCTTCGCCGGCGCCGAAGAGGGCATCTACGTGGCCATGCACACCCTGCTCGACAAGGGCGACCACGCGATCGTGGTGGTGCCCAACTACCAGGCCGCCGAAACAATACCTCTTGACATCTGCCAGGTCTCCGGCGTGGTGCTGGAGGAGGACGACAACTGGCAGCTGGACATCGACAGGGTGCGCGCAGCCCTGCGGCCGACCACAAAAGTGATCTCCGTCAACTTCCCCAACAACCCCACAGGGGCCATCCTGGAGCGCCGCCGCTTCGAGGCCCTGGTGGAGCTCTGCCGGGAGCGGGGGATCTATCTGTTCAGCGACGAGGTCTACCGGGGCGTGGAGATGGACCCGTCGGTGCGGCTCCCCCAGGCGGTGGACGCCTACGAGAAGGGACTCTCCCTGAACGTCATGTCCAAGGCCTACGGTCTGGCGGGGCTCCGCCTGGGCTGGATCGCCTGCAAGGACCGCGAGCAGCTGCAACTGCTGGAACGCACCAAGCTCTACCTCTCACTCTGCAATTCCGCGCCCAGCGAGCAGCTGGCCCTGATCGCCCTCCGCGCCCGCGACACCATCCTGGAGCGGAACCGCAACCTGCTCAGGGGCAACCTGGAGAAGCTGGACAGCTTCTTCGGCGAGTTCCCCCATCTCTTCGACTGGAAGCGCCCTGACGGCAGTGCCGTGGCCTTCCCCGCCTACAGGGGCCCGGGCAGCACCGACACGTTCTGCGAGGAGCTGATCGACGAGAGCGGCGTCCTCCTGCTGCCGCCCCGGATCTACTGGTCGGAGCTCATGGATGTCCAGTGGGAGCGCTTCCGTATCGGCTTCGGGCGGAAGGGCATGGACGAAGCGCTGGATGTCTTCCGCAACCACCTGAAGCGCAAGGGATACTAG
- a CDS encoding polysaccharide deacetylase family protein, giving the protein MRRIAVLTATLLLCLTLLPPEAAPQVIAQGNTARKEIALTFDDGPRPGSTDAILDILKERDVDATFFVVGKMAAVAPDTLRRIRDEGHTIANHTHHHYDLTELPIENVHLEWRMCSHTIRAITGEMPRFCRPPGGRYNRRTLEEAEREGLATVLWTINGADVDVTDPNVVIRRVVRNVSRGDIVLLHNGSEATLEALPELIRRLRNRGYRFVTLDDIAPRVAGSP; this is encoded by the coding sequence ATGCGACGGATTGCGGTATTGACGGCAACGCTGCTGCTCTGTCTCACGCTCCTCCCGCCGGAGGCCGCCCCCCAGGTGATCGCCCAGGGGAACACGGCCCGGAAGGAGATCGCCCTGACCTTCGACGACGGCCCCCGTCCCGGAAGCACCGACGCCATTCTGGATATCCTGAAGGAGCGGGATGTGGACGCCACCTTCTTCGTGGTGGGGAAGATGGCCGCCGTGGCCCCCGACACGCTGCGGCGGATCCGCGACGAGGGGCACACCATCGCCAACCACACCCACCACCACTACGACCTCACGGAACTCCCCATCGAGAACGTCCACCTGGAGTGGCGCATGTGCAGCCACACCATCCGCGCCATCACCGGGGAGATGCCCCGCTTCTGCCGCCCGCCGGGCGGGCGCTACAACCGCAGGACCCTGGAGGAGGCCGAACGGGAGGGCCTCGCCACGGTGCTCTGGACCATCAACGGCGCCGATGTGGACGTCACCGACCCCAATGTGGTGATCCGCCGGGTGGTCCGCAATGTCTCCCGGGGCGACATCGTCCTGCTCCACAACGGCAGCGAGGCCACCCTGGAGGCCCTGCCCGAGCTGATCCGCCGCCTCCGGAACCGCGGCTACCGCTTCGTCACCCTGGACGACATCGCCCCCAGGGTGGCCGGATCGCCGTGA